Proteins encoded within one genomic window of Trichoderma asperellum chromosome 2, complete sequence:
- a CDS encoding uncharacterized protein (BUSCO:EOG092D04FZ), with protein MATSLAAQLAQVAANSKSSLDIKAQRASHSKSLIWEPRVAAAQSYQTLYATCHQGFEELCQLDGRFAVFESTIFSEQSQNQDRNQLTIAENEELDRHIEAFLRLVGSRLRLMPAIKAVEWLIRRFSIHVENTSILLMTFLPYHSITAFATLLSILPSKIPSEFRFLDPYIRSLTPPPRSVFVHQAVHHVDFLTAVSEYTLESCRKGYQYPALITFWGGLVTEAVSGILDRTKSGRATVQSDNSQALLHRLGPVFAEALVMKKVPSLQIASYMATTVFVSKGDLHDNAVTALMQQLVHGWTSETVRPGLVCLTILAQFRSAKQMSSKVTKALMKVQDIGTLLVEIGRERRVDKLANGLCLALVERLVKKGDSRGLSTITTILGNQILKDKQISVIFKSLLLTAHELNDENDKDGSLRREVGSTLIALSHTTGTAGDIIQSVIEEVKFDIEELEMKLDLVFRTRKLPEYAKDGTEAEDAAQAQQAQNPEAGLEELANSSSSLSSSLFPEVGEIFGSLSDVFVSIVSDQTGRKQELLQQLDHFSKLKRESAFKDCTYFSFFIRIWCGLYPALARAAALDMAKDSLKAASVSEVDVQALIPYCVVALGDPSKRVRRAAADLITVTAGLYAPPFAKAVKAWGAESLYGKAKSKDVAALSIDVACKFLQLQLLPAVEECVMDADHISAILKSAIESGKYQIAPEPSLDKKDHLSQAGRLALLTFFASHIVSTPLTLVKSRLLKSLNEIRGVSNATRTQLLLPALQSWADLTETEATDICTSQQLDKSVLDSQFIDIIVPNDATGLEFVFKLLKDADSTNGERPGLIRAAFSRVKKMWTLMKAEMKFMVAEQFLELSQDPEAAAGNTDSIIPAEAADLLRSVPLTTDILSFFLDSIQTGTKMITEPPPNKRRRTSAADANRGLNTQVTPELSRALRKVTFVLQIVDSSDPVSHPELLDGLFTALSELQHFRTVVGSELGYLQNLILRSLLAMMPAYKTNKNLKVDSSGGYGDLLVSCIQKSSSPVVQNAALLLVANLATIAPHLVLHSVMPIFTFMGTSVLRQSDDYSAHVVAQTIKEVVPPLIESLRQGQKSPVAGASDILVSFTTAYEHIPVHRRHGLFVALVETMGPKEFLFTLVSMLVDRYELNDDLLQFVLDLLNDFSVEIQLETLVKLLDLTSDLFKPKPTLSLVLLGSSDEEEDKDVEKIALRQLSVLPSLLANRKLKAQISKLVDRDDMETSEVRQLYATLLEDVLVLADTVKSNKSLHNRCGNALANLLNLLSIGEFIKAVESLLDRPSLDLRQKVLRALELRVGSESNTDAASRTALLTFLPQLTAAIRESSDIRYKHTAVTCVDKIAEKYGKKDIEAVVAAASTIAGEHCLGQDEKQLRIMALLCLTSLVDVLQDAIVPVLPIAIPQTIAYLNLSLQEDSQDLELHSAGYGFISALAEHLPYMLSTYISQILEVSNKSANANLDDDTNEARESCLEFLAKKLEAKEMFTSLDLNWESARSNGFSAMSEYVKTLGMAIDKHSKSAITKNVGVLSSILLKVFDLRRLIVADGETGDAVLARLTQLESSVNEKVLKMIYKLNDATFRPVFVQLIEWSSTGLKGDSVGLSNRRYSVYGFLQSFFDNLKSIVTNYATYVLEDAVKILSAIDPKASSERQLWNRVLNTLAKCFEHDQDDFWQAPAHFGAIAPVLMEQYTHATIVDVNEALIPTTVELAAAADSQAHQKELNSALLKHLRSEKAAVRLAAVKCEQALTDRLGEEWLAMLHEMLPRISELQEDDDEVVERETHRWIVKIEGVLGESLDSMLQ; from the exons ATGGCGACCTCGCTTGCTGCGCAGCTGGCGCAGGTTGCCGCAAACTCGAAATCGAGTTTGGATATCAAAGCGCAAAGGGCTTCCCACTCCAAATCTCTGATCTGGGAACCCCGAGTCGCAGCGGCTCAGAGCTATCAAACTCTGTATGCGACATGCCACCAGGGCTTTGAAGAGCTTTGCCAGCTCGATGGCCGGTTTGCTGTCTTTGAATCAACCATTTTCAGCGAACAGAGCCAAAACCAAGACCGAAATCAGCTCACAATTGCTGAAAATGAGGAGCTCGATCGACACATCGAGGCCTTCCTCAGACTTGTGGGAAGCCGTCTGAGGCTGATGCCCGCAATCAAGGCTGTTGAGTGGCTGATTAGACGATTCTC CATTCATGTAGAGAATACGTCAATTCTGCTCATGACCTTTTTACCATACCACTCCATTACCGCATTCGCTACCCTTCTATCCATTCTACCCTCCAAGATTCCTAGCGAATTCCGATTCCTCGATCCGTATATCCGATCTCTTacgcctcctcctcgatCAGTCTTCGTTCACCAAGCCGTTCACCACGTCGATTTCCTAACTGCTGTTTCTGAATACACCCTCGAGTCATGCCGCAAAGGATACCAGTATCCGGCTCTCATCACATTCTGGGGCGGACTCGTAACCGAAGCTGTAAGCGGAATACTAGATCGCACCAAGTCTGGTCGAGCTACGGTACAGAGCGACAACAGCCAAGCACTATTACATAGACTGGGCCCCGTCTTCGCCGAAGCGCTCGTCATGAAGAAGGTCCCCAGCCTTCAAATCGCCTCCTACATGGCCACAACTGTCTTTGTTTCCAAGGGTGATTTGCACGATAATGCTGTTACAGCGTTAatgcagcagctggttcaCGGCTGGACGAGTGAGACTGTTCGGCCAGGTCTTGTATGCTTGACGATCTTGGCCCAGTTCCGATCCGCCAAGCAAATGAGCAGCAAGGTCACCAAGGCATTGATGAAGGTTCAGGATATTGGCACCCTTCTTGTCGAAATTGGACGGGAGCGTCGCGTGGACAAGCTAGCAAACGGGCTGTGCTTGGCTCTCGTTGAAAGACTAGTAAAGAAGGGCGATTCTCGTGGCCTTTCGACAATTACCACAATCTTAGGCAACCAGATATTAAAGGATAAGCAGATTTCTGTCATATTCAAGTCTCTGCTCCTGACGGCTCACGAACTCAACGATGAAAACGACAAAGATGGCTCTCTTCGGCGGGAAGTGGGATCTACCCTGATTGCTTTATCACACACTACCGGAACAGCTGGAGATATCATTCAATCCGTCATTGAAGAGGTCAAATTCGATATTGAAGAGCTAGAAATGAAGCTGGACCTCGTATTCCGCACGAGGAAGCTGCCCGAATATGCAAAGGACGGTACCGAGGCTGAGGATGctgctcaagctcaacaggCACAGAACCCTGAAGCAGGTCTTGAAGAGTTGGCTAACAGCTCCTCATCCCTCTCCTCATCTCTTTTCCCAGAAGTTGGCGAAATctttggcagcctcagcgATGTATTcgtctccatcgtctccGACCAAACCGGGCGGAAGCaggagcttcttcagcagctagACCATTTCTCCAAGCTCAAGCGAGAGTCAGCGTTCAAAGACTGCACATATTTCAGTTTCTTTATTCGCATTTGGTGCGGTCTGTATCCAGCCCTGGCTCGAGCTGCAGCATTGGATATGGCCAAGGACAGCCTCAAGGCTGCAAGCGTGTCCGAGGTGGATGTCCAAGCTCTTATCCCCTACTGCGTTGTTGCTCTCGGCGACCCTTCCAAACGAGTGCGCCGGGCAGCGGCAGATCTAATTACAGTAACCGCCGGGCTTTACGCGCCTCCCTTTGCCAAGGCAGTAAAGGCATGGGGAGCTGAGTCTCTCTACGGAAAGGCCAAGTCCAAGGACGTTGCCGCTCTAAGCATAGACGTTGCTTGTAAatttctccagctccagctcttaCCGGCAGTTGAGGAGTGTGTCATGGATGCGGATCACATTTCTGCCATTCTCAAGTCAGCTATCGAGAGCGGAAAGTACCAAATTGCTCCTGAGCCGTCGCTGGACAAGAAGGATCATCTATCTCAAGCTGGCAGGCTAGCGTTGTTGACGTTCTTTGCCTCTCACATTGTCTCAACCCCGTTGACACTTGTAAAGAGTAGACTGCTCAAATCACTGAATGAAATCCGCGGCGTGTCCAACGCGACACGAACACAGCTTCTCTTACCGGCTCTGCAGTCCTGGGCTGACTTGACGGAAACCGAAGCTACAGATATTTGTACCTCACAGCAGCTTGATAAATCTGTTCTGGACTCCCAGTTCATTGACATCATTGTTCCCAACGACGCCACTGGACTCGAGTTTGTGTTCAAGCTACTAAAGGATGCAGACTCTACAAATGGTGAAAGACCAGGCCTCATTCGAGCAGCCTTCTCTCGCGTCAAGAAGATGTGGACTTTGATGAAGGCTGAGATGAAATTCATGGTGGCAGAGCAATTCCTGGAACTTTCACAAGACccagaggctgctgccggtAACACTGACTCTATTATCCCGGCCGAGGCTGCAGATCTTCTCAGGTCTGTGCCCCTGACAACGGATATCTTATCTTTCTTCCTAGACTCGATCCAAACCGGCACCAAGATGATTACTGAGCCTCCTCCTAATAAGCGGAGAAGAACCAGCGCTGCTGATGCCAACCGGGGTCTGAACACTCAGGTTACCCCCGAGCTGAGTCGTGCGCTGCGCAAGGTTACCTTTGTTCTGCAAATCGTCGACAGCTCGGATCCTGTGTCCCACCCCGAACTTCTCGACGGTCTATTCACGGCGTTGTCGGAGCTTCAGCACTTCAGAACCGTTGTTGGCTCAGAACTGGGCTACCTGCAGAATTTGATCTTGCGCAGTCTTCTTGCCATGATGCCAGCATACAAGACAAATAAGAATCTCAAGGTAGACAGCTCTGGAGGTTATGGAGACCTGCTTGTTAGCTGCATCCAGAAGTCATCAAGCCCCGTAGTCCAGAATGCTGCTTTACTACTGGTCGCAAATTTGGCAACAATTGCGCCGCACCTGGTTCTACACAGTGTTATGCCTATTTTCACGTTTATGGGCACATCCGTACTCCGCCAGAGTGATGACTATTCCGCCCACGTGGTGGCACAGACGATCAAGGAAGTCGTACCTCCGTTGATTGAGTCTCTACGACAGGGCCAGAAGAGCCCTGTTGCCGGAGCTTCAGACATCCTTGTTAGCTTTACGACGGCATACGAGCATATCCCAGTGCACCGACGACACGGCCTGTTCGTCGCGTTGGTTGAGACTATGGGACCCAAAGAGTTCTTGTTTACGCTAGTAAGCATGCTGGTCGATCGATATGAGCTGAACGACGATTTGCTCCAATTCGTTCTGGATCTCCTTAACGATTTCAGCGTCGAAATTCAGCTAGAGACCTTGGTCAAGCTGCTCGACCTGACTTCAGACCTTTTCAAGCCCAAGCCTACTCTATCGCTTGTGCTACTTGGTAGCAgtgatgaggaggaagacaaggATGTTGAGAAGATTGCTCTTCGCCAGCTTTCTGTGCTGCCAAGTCTTTTGGCAAACAGAAAGCTCAAGGCTCAGATCAGCAAGCTTGTCGATAGAGATGACATGGAGACGTCAGAGGTCCGCCAACTTTACGCAACTCTTCTTGAAGATGTGCTTGTACTGGCAGACACTGTCAAGTCGAACAAGAGCCTGCACAACCGATGCGGAAACGCACTGGCCAACTTGCTTAACCTGCTTTCAATCGGCGAGTTCATCAAAGCTGTGGAAAGCTTGCTCGATCGACCCAGCCTTGACTTGCGTCAAAAGGTCCTTCGCGCTCTGGAGCTCCGCGTGGGCTCAGAGAGCAACACAGACGCAGCATCAAGAACAGCTTTACTTACCTTCCTGCCACAGCTCACGGCCGCAATCCGGGAGTCGAGCGATATTCGATACAAGCACACAGCAGTTACTTGCGTCGACAAGATTGCAGAGAAGTATGGCAAGAAAGACATCGAGGCTGTGGTTGCGGCTGCATCCACAATCGCCGGCGAGCACTGCCTTGGCCAAGACGAAAAGCAGCTCCGCATCATGGCTCTGTTGTGCCTCACGTCTCTCGTCGATGTGTTGCAAGACGCTATTGTGCCGGTGCTCCCCATTGCGATTCCTCAGACCATCGCCTATCTCAACTTGAGCCTGCAAGAGGATTCACAGGACTTGGAACTTCATTCAGCTGGTTACGGATTCATTAGTGCTCTGGCTGAGCATCTGCCTTATATGCTTTCTACTTACATCAGCCAAATCTTGGAGGTGTCCAATAAATCGGCAAACGCCAACCTTGATGATGACACTAACGAAGCTCGTGAGAGCTGTCTCGAATTTCTTGCGAAGAAGCTTGAGGCGAAGGAGATGTTCACTAGCTTGGATCTTAACTGGGAGAGCGCAAGATCCAACGGCTTTTCG GCTATGTCTGAATACGTCAAGACTCTGGGAATGGCCATCGACAAGCATTCCAAATCCGCCATTACTAAGAATGTCGGAGTCCTGTCCAGCATCTTGCTGAAGGTATTTGACTTGCGACGACTAATTGTTGCTGATGGCGAGACTGGCGACGCAGTTTTGGCTCGCCTGACTCAGCTGGAAAGCTCAGTGAATGAAAAGGTCCTGAAGATGATTTACAAGCTCAACGACGCCACATTCCGGCCTGTATTTGTGCAGCTCATCGAATGGTCAAGCACAGGCCTTAAAGGAGACAGCGTCGGCTTGTCAAACAGACGCTACAGCGTGTATGGATTCCTGCAGTCATTCTTCGACAATCTCAAGTCCATCGTGACCAACTACGCCACGTACGTCTTGGAGGATGCCGTTAAGATTCTCAGCGCCATCGACCCCAAGGCTAGCAGTGAGCGGCAGCTTTGGAACCGTGTGCTCAACACTCTGGCCAAGTGCTTTGAGCATGACCAGGACGACTTCTGGCAGGCGCCAGCACACTTTGGAGCAATTGCTCCTGTGTTGATGGAGCAGTATACCCACGCAACGATCGTCGACGTCAACGAAGCCCTGATCCCTACCACAGTCGAGCTTGCAGCAGCGGCCGACTCTCAGGCCCACCAGAAGGAGTTGAACTCTGCTCTGCTTAAGCATCTCCGATCAGAGAAGGCGGCGGTACGACTGGCGGCTGTGAAGTGCGAACAGGCACTGACGGACCGATTGGGCGAGGAGTGGCTTGCGATGCTTCACGAGATGCTTCCTCGAATTAGCGAGCTgcaagaggatgatgatgaggtgGTTGAAAGAGAGACACATAGATGGATTGTCAAGATTGAGGGTGTGCTCGGCGAAAGTTTGGATTCCATGCTGCAATAA
- a CDS encoding uncharacterized protein (EggNog:ENOG41) — protein sequence MLRYHSFEISSDMESRFGVSREELYNLQMELKQVQYAQANYAERILRLEKRQADDSAIKSVWNSPFPGVLAGTPQHGPVQIPQNDVFDDLDEQGEQLLGSLHLGPAEEEPVRRGGAASRANSVRFDESALHGSSWAAQNNRHSGDFGQVRPGTGFMMERSLSHKSDGRHSSAGHSVHSHHSVASGRASSIGLDTNFATGDEDDDDSSFDMPGLPASVYVLGTVPSIVRCWLTTDYAHGTLLYADICTGSQKSTIEYSLVKELDLLSEFQRDVSGAYKARLDVYLAEAVITRHSSRSDSAAGSVPSMSVCFEMCGGSGGDQAKSKAVRIFIGSDALRAHAADILFSQNTMVLYSNERDRLRVPFIRPEDEEVFRHITTSSAAPERPKLNANAAPFVFGDNNRTDSEEKLMPTPTTPSATTTATPTSTTTAAKELGSSETRSQASPATSHSEPSDRVRANSVPDYEEGTEKSTRDASGSERRRRDGSSASEASRRETSSGIWGSWRNPNGSGTDQRETGPLSGYQPAPRGRNMKILKAPKSSSSSARTGASYEPPIPSKSELGRRKSQVSMSGESATAAVNAGSKWETKKPAPTSEGKGEATKPSSASGGRAASASVSLPRSANNPVGVASAFSWMTPPATAKSTKTTTAAD from the exons ATGCTCCGTTATCACTCCTTCGAGATATCTTCAGACATGGAATCCCGCTTCGGTGTTTCTCGGGAAGAGCTGTACAACCTGCAGATGGAGCTGAAGCAGGTCCAGTATGCCCAAGCCAACTACGCAGAGCGAATTCTTAGGCTAGAGAAGCGTCAAGCAGATGATTCCGCGATAAAGTCCGTGTGGAATTCACCATTTCCGGGAGTCCTAGCTGGAACGCCTCAACATG GACCAGTCCAAATCCCCCAAAATGATGTCTTTGACGACTTGGACGAACAGGGAGAGCAGTTGCTCGGCTCTCTACACCTGGGCCCTGCGGAAGAGGAGCCGGTTCGCCGCGGCGGCGCAGCTTCACGGGCAAACAGCGTCCGATTTGATGAAAGTGCTTTGCATGGATCAAGCTGGGCTGCGCAGAACAACCGCCACTCGGGAGACTTTGGCCAAGTCCGACCGGGCACTGGGTTCATGATGGAACGATCACTGTCACACAAGTCAGACGGCAGACATAGTTCGGCGGGGCATTCGGTGCATTCTCATCATTCTGTAGCATCAGGCCGAGCTAGCAGTATCGGCCTCGACACTAACTTTGCCAccggcgatgaagatgatgacgattcTTCCTTTGATATGCCTGGGCTTCCAGCCTCTGTCTATGTGCTAGGGACTGTTCCATCCATTGTTCGTTGTTGGCTCACTACAGATTATGCCCACGGAACGCTACTCTATGCGGATATATGTACGGGGTCGCAAAAGTCTACAATTGAGTATTCGCTTGTCAAAGAGCTAGACCTGCTAAGTGAATTTCAACGCGACGTCAGCGGAGCTTATAAAGCTAGACTAGACGTGTACCTTGCAGAAGCTGTCATTACGCGCCACAGCAGCCGGTCAGATTCTGCCGCGGGATCAGTGCCCTCGATGTCGGTTTGCTTCGAAATGTGCGGTGGTAGTGGTGGCGATCAAGCCAAATCAAAAGCGGTTCGCATATTCATTGGCAGTGATGCCCTGAGAGCGCATGCAGCCGacatcctcttctctcagaATACGATGGTACTCTATAGTAATGAGCGAGATCGACTCCGGGTTCCTTTCATTCGCcctgaagacgaggaagtaTTCCGCCACATAACTACCAGTAGTGCTGCGCCGGAACGACCGAAACTGAATGCTAATGCTGCACCGTTCGTCTTTGGGGATAACAATCGAACCGATAGTGAGGAAAAACTAATGCCGACACCGACGACGCCATCAGCAACGACAACAGCTACCCCTACATCCACCACGACGGCGGCCAAAGAGCTGGGAAGCAGTGAAACAAGAAGTCAGGCGTCGCCCGCAACGTCGCACTCCGAGCCATCGGATCGTGTTCGAGCGAATAGTGTTCCCGATTACGAAGAGGGAACAGAAAAATCTACAAGAGATGCCAGTGGCTCTGAGCGTcggagaagagatggatCAAGCGCGTCTGAAGCTTCGCGGCGAGAAACGTCCTCAGGCATCTGGGGCTCCTGGCGCAACCCTAATGGCAGCGGAACGGATCAGCGCGAGACTGGGCCTTTGAGCGGATACCAACCCGCACCGCGAGGGCGTAACATGAAAATCCTCAAAGCCCCAAAGTCCAGCTCGTCTTCTGCGCGGACCGGAGCATCGTATGAGcctcccatcccatccaaaTCTGAACTCGGTCGGCGCAAGAGCCAGGTTAGCATGAGCGGCGAGAGCGCCACTGCGGCAGTCAATGCTGGCAGTAAATGGGAGACCAAAAAGCCAGCGCCGACGAGTGAAGGCAAGGGCGAGGCAACAAAGCCCAGCTCGGCTTCTGGTGGTCG
- a CDS encoding uncharacterized protein (EggNog:ENOG41): protein MAKPYPQVILLGDSLFEFAAHTLSGFSFQSALQTRLIRRFDVVNRGFAGWNTTNVLKYVPEIFAEPSASSPKIEYLMILLGANDAVIDGATTSQHVPIETYKENLHKIINHPRIRAHNPKILLVTPPPVDELKLQVVDVAYGHPSAVRSSAMSASYADKAREVARENPGVVLIDLWQAIMGEAISMSPEDYQPGGPWLGSPENGKQGGLDKLLPDGLHMGGLGYRVFFDEVKAHIGQDINPDDRTDYIVPDWRTVTPPKVALPKVKPFPLE, encoded by the exons ATGGCT AAACCGTATCCTCAAGTTATTCTTCTGGGGGATTCCCTGTTTGAGTTTGCAGCTCATACTTTGAGCGGCTTCTCATTCCAATCGGCTCTGCAAACAC GGCTAATAAGAAGATTCGATGTGGTCAATCGCGGCTTTGCGGGGTGGAACACGACAAATGTCCTCAAGTATGTGCCCGAGATTTTCGCGGAACCATCCGCCTCATCACCAAAGATTGAGTATTTG ATGATTCTCTTGGGAGCAAATGACGCCGTTATCGATGGAGCGACCACATCGCAGCATGTTCCCATTGAGACATATAAGGAGAACCTCCACAAGATTATAAATCATCCTCGCATACGGGCTCACAACCCCAAGATTTTGCTAGTTACTCCTCCTCCAGTGGATGAGCTTAAGCTCCAGGTGGTAGACGTGGCTTATGGTCATCCATCAGCGGTCCGATCGTCAGCTATGTCTGCATCATATGCGGACAAAGCTCGGGAGGTAGCCCGCGAGAACCCGGGAGTAGTTCTTATTGACCTCTGGCAAGCAATCATGGGCGAAGCCATTTCCATGTCGCCAGAGGATTACCAACCTGGGGGGCCTTGGCTGGGATCGCCCGAGAATGGGAAGCAAGGAGGGCTGGACAAGCTTCTACCGGATGGACTTCACATGGGTGGACTCGGATACAGAGTGTTTTTCGATGAGGTCAAGGCGCATATTGGGCAAGACATCAATCCTGATGACAGGACAGATTACATCGTTCCGGATTGGAGGACTGTTACTCCGCCAAAGGTTGCTCTGCCAAAGGTAAAGCCCTTTCCCCTTGAGTAA